GGGGGGCCCCCGCCCCGGGGCCCCCCCCGGCCCCCCCCCGGGGGGGGGGCCCGCGCGCGGGGGGGGGGGGGGCCGGGGGGCGGCGCGGCCGCCGGCCCCGCGGGGCCGGGGGGGGGGGCGCGCGGGGGGGGGCGGGGGCGGGGGGCGGGCCCCCCGGCCCCCCCCGCCGGCGGGCCGCCGGGCGGGCCCGCCGCGCCCCCGGCCCCCCCCGGCCGGGGGGGGGGGCGGGCGCGCCCCCCGGGCGCCCGGGGGGGGCCGGGCCGCGGGCCCCCCCGCGCGGCCCGCCGGGGGGGGGGGCCCCCCCCCCCGGGGGGGCGGCCCGCCCGGCGGGGGGCGGGCCCGCCGGGGGCCGGGGGCGCGCGCGGGCGGGGAGGGCTCGCGGGGTCCTCTCCCAGAAGTGGGCGAAATCAGAAGGCTCGGGGGGGTCGGGAGCCGGGCGCGGGGATCGAAAACCCTCTGTACCATCCGCCTTCGGGATGGGGTTGGAGTTCCAATGCCGTGATCAGGGAGCGTACGGTATTCATATCGGAATATACAACAATCGCTCCGGATGAGCAAAAGTTGGAATTCTCGTGCCGACTGAGTACCTTCCTTCATTCCCGAATGCAATGACGCACCTCGTGTCGTCCTGCGAGCGGTGCGCCTTTCACCACGGCGGCCGTTCACCCGGCTCCGGCACGGTTTCCCGTTCCCGGACATCCATGGACCATCCAGCGAAGAGCCATGAGAACTCTGACCCTTTTCATCGTCATCCTGTGCGTGCTCCCGTTGCATGGGGCCGAGCTTCGCTCGCCTTCCACGACCCTGTACATCTCGCCGGCGGGGAATGACCAATGGTCCGGACGGCTCCCCTCGCCAAACCCGATGCGTACCGATGGGCCGCTTGCAACCGTTCATCGCGCCCGCGCCATGGTACGCCGGATCATGAAGACCATCACGCCGGCATCGGACACCGTGACGGTCTATCTCCGCGGTGGCACCTACGTTCTTGATTCATCGCTCGCCTTCCGGGAGTCCGACAGCGGCTCGGAACGGATGCCGCAGCTCTGGGCCGCCTTTCAGGGAGAACCGGTCAGGATCACCGGCGGTCCGGCCGTGACAGGGTTCACCGCGCTCACCGACAGCACCGCCCGGGCGCGCATCGCACCATCCATCCTGCCGAACATCCTGCAGCTCGACCTTCGCGCCGCCGGCATACGCAACTACGGCACCATCGCACCCCGTGGCAATCCGGGGATGGAACTCTTCGTTGACGGCACCAGAATGCAGCTTGCGCGCTGGCCCAATGATCGCTGGCTGCACATTGCGGACATCCCGCAATCGGGCGACACGATGTACAACGCCGGGCTCGAGCGCGAAAAGCGATTCCATGGTGTACCGGTCGGCAAACACTTCGGCAGGATCACGTATGGAGAAGACCGTCCGTCGCGCTGGGCGCCTGCTCCCGACATCTTCATGCATGGATACTGGACCTGGGATTGGAGCGATTCGTTCCAGAAGGTGGAGCGGATCGACACGGCGCGGCGGGAGATCACGATAGCCACGCCGCATCATCACTACGGATATACCAGGAACCAGAGGTACTACTTTCTGAACATCCTCGAGGAACTTGATACGCCCGGCGAATGGTACGTCGACCGGACGCGCGGGATCCTCTTCCTGTATCCATCCGGCGCGGGAGACGTGAAGCGGGCCGAGGTCTCTCTGCTCGAATCCCCACTCGTCACATGCGAGAACGCTTCCCACATCCGCTTCCGCGGCATCACCTTTGAGAACTCCCGCGGCACGGGGATCAGCATCAGTGGTGGCAATGACATTGGCGTGGACGGATGTATGTTCCGTCATCTGGGCGGTGATGCCGTCGTGGTCGCCGGCGGAACCAGGCATGAGGTCCGCAACTCGGAAGTGACGGATGTTGCGCGCGGCGGGGTCCTCCTGACGGGCGGCGACCGGCACACGCTTTCTCCCGGCGGCCATCGCGTGTTCAACACCGCGGTGCATCATTACAGCACCTGGCTCCGGACAGGATCGTACGGCGTGATCCTCGATGGCGTGGGCAACACGATGGAACATTGCCTTATCCACAACGCGCCGTTCGAAGCAGTGTACATCAAAGGCAACGATCATACCGTGACACTGTCAGAGATCCATAGCGTGATGAAGGAATCGGGCGATGCGGGTGCGATCCACACGGGACGCAACTGGACATGGCTGGGCAACAGGGTCACCGACAACTACTTCCATGACCTGCAGGGCCCCGGGCTGCATGGCGTGATGGGCATGTACATGGATGATTGGGCGAGCGGGTTCACCGTGACGGGCAATGTGTTCTACAAGGCCGGCCGTGCGACGCTCATCGGTGGCGGACGCGACAACATCGTTGAGAACAATCTCTATGTCGCATGCTCACCTTCCCTGCATCTCGATGCGCGGGGGTTGAGCTGGGCCGGGTACTACTTCGACGGTACGATCACGGTGCTCTTCGACGGTCTCAAAGAGGTACGGCACGACCAGCCGCCGTATATCTCCCGCTATCCGGCGCTCGCGACACTCCCCGGCCCCACCCAGCAGCTCCCGATGAACAATCGCATCGAGCGTAATATCTCCTGGGGCGGGAGATGGATGGACATCTACGATTATCTCGCCTTCAACAAGTCGGTCTCGACGATCAGGAACAACCTCATCGGCGACCCGCTCGTCCTCCGCAGGCGTGCGGACGGCCAGCAGGGATGGGACCCGTACTATCTGGACATCGACACGAAGGAAGGATTCCTCGCCATTCCCTCCGGCGACCGGCGGTGCGAGGAGGAATTCCCGGGCAATACATTCGTCACGTCACCGCCTGTGATCTTCGATCCGGAGCGGCGCAGCGTGACCATCCCGGAGAACTCTCCGGCACGGGCGATCGGGTTCCAGCCGCTCCGGTTGGGTGAAATGGGCCTTGTCCGCCGATAAACCCCGATTCACCGATGTAGTCACATCATACCCACTTCTGCGGCCCCTTGTGCAGAAATGACAGCGTCACCTATGTCATTTCTACAAAATGTGACGGCACGCACGACGTTTCCCCCTGTTCCAGCGTTATATTAGTGCACGATCAGACGCCACTCTCCCTCTCCTGAGGACCGAGTCTGATCATCGGGAACAGCGACACGCACCAACACAAGAACAGAACTCATGCACACGAACAGAACGACGACCCGCTTGGCACACTCTGCACTGGTGATCGCACTGGTGTCGTTGTGCGCCGGCAGCGCCTACGCCGGTGACGGAAGCACGATGCACTACACAGCTTCCGCGAAGACCGACGCCCGCGGTACCGTCCGTTCCTTCTATAATGTGCAGAGCCTTGCGAAGTCGAGCACCGCTGCCAGCGCAGCGCGGTCGTTCGTTGCCGCCCATGCCGCCGAACTCGGCATGAACACCGTCACCCTTGGCGCAGAGCAGACGATCGTGGCACCGGGCGGCGCCCATGTGCGCATGGCCCAGATGCACCGCGGGATCCCTGTGCACGGCGCCGGCGTGGTCATCGCCACCAACGCCGCGCACCAGGTGACCATGGTCAGCAATTCGACGATCGCCGACATCGAGGTCGCCATCGCTCCGCAGTTCGATGCGCAGGGTGCGGTCGATCGTGCACGCACCATCCTCACGACCGGTGACCGGGCGATCGGCACACCCGACGCCGCGTCGCTGGTGGTCTATCGTGCGGCGGACGGCAGCGATCATCTTGCATACCGTGTGAACCTCACGCGCGAAGAGCCTGCGGGCGACTGGCAGCTCATCCTGGACGCGGTTTCCGGTGCCCTGCTCGAGCAGAAGGACATGTTCGTCAAGTATACGGAAGGTCAGCGCGTGCGCGGCACCGGAATGGCCTACGTGAGCGATCCGCTGAGTTCGTCACGCCAGGCGTATGGCTCGAAGGGCTTCGTCGACGCCAGTGACGCCGATTCTGATTCACTCAACGCGTACCGCTCGGTGGTCACGCTCGACTCCGTGACCTACACCGACGGCGCATTCGTCCTGCAGGGGCCGTACTGCACGCTCGCAGACATCGAGATGCCGATCGACTCCATGTTCTCGGCGGCCACGCCGGATGGCTTTGTGTTCACACGCTCACAGCAGGGTTTTGAAGCCGTGAACACGTTCTACCACGTCACGACCTCGTATAACCGCCTCCTGGAGCTCGGGTTCGCATCGGACCGCCTCGCGTCGATCCGCGTGGATCCTCATGGATTCCAGGGACAGGACAATTCGCATTACAGCCCGACGGGCAACTGGCTTTCCTTCGGCACGGGCGGTGTGGACGATGCCGAAGACGCAGACGTGATCTGGCATGAATACGGCCACGCGATCCAGTACGCATTCGCTCCCACCTGGGGTGGCGGTGAGTGCGCGGCTCTCGGCGAAGGATACGCGGATTACTGGGCCGCCTCGTTCTCCCGCTCCACGGGCAAGTGGATGGCCACCGATGCACAGTTCAACTGGGTGTACAAGTGGGATGGACACAATGAGTTCTGGGGCGGCCGCAAGCTGAACGACGCGCGCGCGTACCCCTTTGGCACGCTCTCCGCGCACTCCGCCGGACAGATCTGGTCCTCCGCATTGATGTCGATCTGGAACGACCTCGGCCGCGACGTGACGGACCGGCTGGTTCTGAAGAGCCTCTTCTATCTTGGCGATGGTGCAACGGGAGTGGATGCGGCACAGGCGATGCTCCAGGCCGACCGTGACCTGTACAATGGCGCTCACATCGCGACCCTCGTCTACTGGCTGGGCAGCGTGAAGCACTTCATCGATCCGTCGGTGGCCGAAGGTTCCGCGACCGGCGTCGACGACAACGCGTCAACACCGCAGTCATTCGGACTGGCGCAGAACTACCCGAATCCGTTCAATCCGACGACCTCGCTCCCGTTCACGCTGGCATCGGCCGCCCGTGTCCGGCTGGCCATCTTCAACGTCCTGGGGCAGGAGATCGCCGTGGTCGCCGATGCGGACTTCGCGGCGGGCACGCATACGGCGGTATGGGATGCATCCAATCAGGCGGGAACGGCAGTGAGTTCAAGCATGTATATCGCCCGTCTCACCGTGGTGCCGATGGCGGGTGGCGAACCGATGACCTTTGCGCGCAAGTTGGTTCTGATGCGCTGACGCGTTACGCTTCCTCACGGATGCGGCGTGCAAGCACGGCGGACACTGTGGCATATGCCGCGTCCGCTTCAGGGGCATCCGGCATCGCTGCACGCAGCTTCTCCAGATACTTCCTCCGCTTCATCGACCGCAGTGTCGGCACGAAGTTCACGTCGTACACCCAGCCCATCTGCAGGAGTTTGAAGTCGTTCTGATTCCGCAGATGCGCACTCCGCACGATCCTCCCCTGCAAAAGGTCCGCAAGGACCTCCGGCGTGAAGTCCTGCGCTTCCT
Above is a window of Ignavibacteriota bacterium DNA encoding:
- a CDS encoding right-handed parallel beta-helix repeat-containing protein; amino-acid sequence: MRTLTLFIVILCVLPLHGAELRSPSTTLYISPAGNDQWSGRLPSPNPMRTDGPLATVHRARAMVRRIMKTITPASDTVTVYLRGGTYVLDSSLAFRESDSGSERMPQLWAAFQGEPVRITGGPAVTGFTALTDSTARARIAPSILPNILQLDLRAAGIRNYGTIAPRGNPGMELFVDGTRMQLARWPNDRWLHIADIPQSGDTMYNAGLEREKRFHGVPVGKHFGRITYGEDRPSRWAPAPDIFMHGYWTWDWSDSFQKVERIDTARREITIATPHHHYGYTRNQRYYFLNILEELDTPGEWYVDRTRGILFLYPSGAGDVKRAEVSLLESPLVTCENASHIRFRGITFENSRGTGISISGGNDIGVDGCMFRHLGGDAVVVAGGTRHEVRNSEVTDVARGGVLLTGGDRHTLSPGGHRVFNTAVHHYSTWLRTGSYGVILDGVGNTMEHCLIHNAPFEAVYIKGNDHTVTLSEIHSVMKESGDAGAIHTGRNWTWLGNRVTDNYFHDLQGPGLHGVMGMYMDDWASGFTVTGNVFYKAGRATLIGGGRDNIVENNLYVACSPSLHLDARGLSWAGYYFDGTITVLFDGLKEVRHDQPPYISRYPALATLPGPTQQLPMNNRIERNISWGGRWMDIYDYLAFNKSVSTIRNNLIGDPLVLRRRADGQQGWDPYYLDIDTKEGFLAIPSGDRRCEEEFPGNTFVTSPPVIFDPERRSVTIPENSPARAIGFQPLRLGEMGLVRR